A window of the Tripterygium wilfordii isolate XIE 37 chromosome 12, ASM1340144v1, whole genome shotgun sequence genome harbors these coding sequences:
- the LOC120010099 gene encoding probable CCR4-associated factor 1 homolog 7, whose translation MSLLQKDDSIHIREVWNDNLEEEFALIRDIVDDYPFIAMDTEFPGIVLRPVGNFKNSYDYHYQTLKDNVDMLKLIQLGLTFSDEHGNLPTCGTDKYCIWQFNFREFNVNEDVFADDSIELLRRSGIDFKKNNENGIDALRFGELLMSSGIVLNDNVHWVTFHSGYDFGYLLKLLTCQNLPDTQAGFFNLINMYFPTLYDIKHLMKFCNSLHGGLNKLAELLEVERVGICHQAGSDSLLTSCTFMKLKENFFSGSLEKYTGVLYGLGIENGQSIH comes from the coding sequence ATGTCGTTGTTGCAAAAAGATGATTCAATCCATATTCGAGAGGTGTGGAATGACAATCTGGAGGAAGAATTTGCTTTGATTCGGGATATTGTGGATGACTACCCTTTTATTGCCATGGACACAGAGTTTCCGGGCATAGTTCTGCGCCCGGTTGGCAATTTCAAGAATAGCTATGACTACCACTACCAAACACTGAAGGACAATGTTGATATGTTGAAGCTGATTCAGTTGGGTTTAACATTTTCAGATGAGCATGGGAATCTACCTACTTGTGGAACTGATAAATACTGCATCTGGCAATTCAATTTCCGTGAATTCAATGTCAACGAAGATGTGTTTGCTGATGACTCAATTGAGCTATTGCGTCGAAGTGGGATCGACTTTAAGAAGAATAATGAGAACGGTATTGATGCCTTGCGTTTTGGTGAACTCTTGATGTCATCTGGGATTGTGTTGAACGATAATGTGCATTGGGTAACCTTCCACAGTGGGTATGATTTTGGGTACTTACTTAAGCTGTTGACATGTCAAAATCTGCCCGATACTCAAGCAgggttcttcaatttgatcaaCATGTACTTCCCGACTCTCTACGATATTAAGCATTTGATGAAATTCTGCAATAGCCTTCACGGTGGATTGAATAAGCTCGCAGAGTTGTTGgaagtggagagagttgggatTTGTCATCAAGCAGGTTCAGATAGTTTGCTCACATCTTGTACATTCATGAAATTGAAAGAGAATTTCTTTAGTGGTTCTCTGGAAAAATATACTGGTGTGTTGTATGGTTTAGGTATTGAGAATGGACAGAGTATACATTga
- the LOC120011345 gene encoding 40S ribosomal protein S12-like isoform X1, with protein MSGEEAAVVPEASIIAPELDLMTAIQLVLKKSLAHGGLACGLHEGAKVIEKHAAQLCLLAEDCDQPDYVKLVKGLCVDHNVSLVTVPSAKTLGEWAGLCKIDSEGKARKVVGCSCVVVKDYGEESEGLGVVQQHIKSH; from the exons ATGTCTGG TGAGGAGGCTGCTGTTGTTCCAGAGGCTTCTATCATTGCTCCTGAGTTGGATTTGATGACAGCCATCCAACTTGTGCTCAAGAAATCATTGGCTCATGGAGGGCTTGCGTGTGGGCTGCATGAAGGCGCAAAAGTGATTGAGAAGCATGCTGCCCAGCTATGCTTATTGGCGGAGGACTGTGATCAACCCGATTATGTGAAGTTGGTAAAAGGACTTTGTGTTGATCACAATGTAAGCTTGGTAACAGTACCAAGCGCAAAGACCCTTGGCGAGTGGGCTGGT TTATGTAAGATCGATTCAGAGGGAAAGGCCAGGAAGGTTGTTGGATGCTCATGTGTTGTGGTCAAG GATTATGGGGAGGAAAGCGAAGGGCTCGGAGTTGTTCAGCAGCACATAAAGTCTCACTGA
- the LOC120011345 gene encoding 40S ribosomal protein S12-like isoform X2, which yields MTAIQLVLKKSLAHGGLACGLHEGAKVIEKHAAQLCLLAEDCDQPDYVKLVKGLCVDHNVSLVTVPSAKTLGEWAGLCKIDSEGKARKVVGCSCVVVKDYGEESEGLGVVQQHIKSH from the exons ATGACAGCCATCCAACTTGTGCTCAAGAAATCATTGGCTCATGGAGGGCTTGCGTGTGGGCTGCATGAAGGCGCAAAAGTGATTGAGAAGCATGCTGCCCAGCTATGCTTATTGGCGGAGGACTGTGATCAACCCGATTATGTGAAGTTGGTAAAAGGACTTTGTGTTGATCACAATGTAAGCTTGGTAACAGTACCAAGCGCAAAGACCCTTGGCGAGTGGGCTGGT TTATGTAAGATCGATTCAGAGGGAAAGGCCAGGAAGGTTGTTGGATGCTCATGTGTTGTGGTCAAG GATTATGGGGAGGAAAGCGAAGGGCTCGGAGTTGTTCAGCAGCACATAAAGTCTCACTGA